A section of the Phycisphaerae bacterium genome encodes:
- a CDS encoding 4'-phosphopantetheinyl transferase superfamily protein, with protein MDEPSQTPGTSTSALAKGSIHVWRWPLTVPPRRVESLAGSLNEMELERAGRYHFETLRHKFIVAHAGLRAVLAGYTGIPAEQLSFRFGVQGKPTLVDRGAAPGLEFNLSDSQDIALAAVTLHQPIGVDIERVREIPELDSITTSILAPEELSFLRSHEGPERLAAFLRFWTCKEAIIKAMGVGLSANLKRIVVDAQSAAASRWFTVHVPASGRTWSVRSLPIDGGYQAALAIEGSGGDVDVREWTFPIP; from the coding sequence ATGGACGAGCCTTCACAGACACCTGGAACGTCGACCTCGGCATTGGCCAAGGGGAGCATCCACGTCTGGCGGTGGCCACTGACCGTCCCACCCAGGCGGGTAGAGTCCCTGGCTGGCTCGCTGAACGAGATGGAACTGGAGCGCGCCGGCCGCTACCACTTCGAGACCCTTCGCCACAAGTTCATCGTCGCCCACGCCGGTCTGCGAGCCGTCCTCGCCGGCTATACCGGCATCCCGGCCGAACAACTCTCCTTCCGCTTCGGCGTGCAGGGCAAGCCGACGCTCGTGGACCGCGGCGCCGCCCCCGGCCTGGAGTTCAACCTGAGCGACTCCCAGGATATCGCCCTGGCCGCGGTCACGCTGCATCAGCCCATCGGCGTGGACATCGAGCGCGTTCGCGAAATCCCGGAGCTCGATAGCATCACCACGTCCATTCTCGCGCCGGAGGAACTCAGCTTCCTGCGAAGCCACGAAGGACCTGAACGCCTGGCCGCCTTCCTCCGATTCTGGACCTGCAAAGAAGCGATCATCAAGGCCATGGGCGTGGGCCTCTCGGCCAATCTGAAGCGAATCGTGGTCGACGCCCAATCGGCGGCGGCCAGTCGCTGGTTCACCGTCCACGTTCCGGCGTCCGGCCGCACCTGGAGCGTCCGGAGCCTCCCGATCGATGGCGGATACCAGGCCGCCCTGGCCATCGAAGGAAGCGGGGGCGACGTCGACGTGCGCGAGTGGACCTTCCCTATCCCATGA
- a CDS encoding ABC transporter ATP-binding protein, whose protein sequence is MAEMTAHSGTAVRVWDLHKSYREGAHALEVLHGVNLGIARGDLTLLMGPSGSGKTTLLTIMGLLMKPTSGRVELLGRDVTRLDESALPALRRRHVGFIFQNFNLLGALNAAENVEVVLGLQGVYGRAARKQAMALLDHVGLADRWSHLPDEMSGGEKQRVGVARALASQAELILADEPTGNLDSRTAAQVVDILRHLAHKENRAVLVVTHDLSLQEHADCVVRMRDGTIVERHDGAAA, encoded by the coding sequence ATGGCAGAGATGACAGCCCATTCTGGTACGGCCGTTCGCGTGTGGGATCTGCACAAGAGCTACCGCGAAGGCGCACATGCGCTTGAAGTGCTCCATGGTGTCAACCTCGGCATTGCCCGCGGCGATCTGACTCTGCTCATGGGGCCCAGCGGTTCAGGCAAGACCACCCTCCTGACCATCATGGGCCTGCTGATGAAGCCGACCTCCGGCCGGGTCGAGCTGCTCGGCCGCGACGTGACCCGCCTGGATGAGTCCGCATTGCCTGCCCTGCGCCGTCGGCACGTGGGTTTCATCTTCCAGAACTTCAACCTCTTAGGGGCCTTGAACGCCGCCGAGAACGTCGAGGTCGTGCTCGGACTCCAGGGTGTCTACGGCCGCGCCGCCCGCAAGCAGGCCATGGCCCTGCTCGACCATGTCGGCCTGGCTGATCGCTGGAGCCACCTGCCCGACGAGATGAGCGGCGGTGAGAAACAGCGCGTGGGCGTTGCCCGAGCCCTGGCCAGCCAGGCGGAACTCATCCTGGCCGACGAGCCGACGGGCAACCTCGATTCCAGGACAGCCGCCCAGGTGGTGGATATCCTCCGCCATCTTGCCCACAAGGAGAACCGGGCCGTCCTTGTCGTCACTCACGACCTTAGCCTGCAAGAGCACGCCGATTGCGTGGTCCGGATGAGGGACGGGACCATCGTCGAACGGCACGACGGTGCAGCGGCCTGA
- a CDS encoding efflux RND transporter periplasmic adaptor subunit, producing the protein MVRGLIIGVVLAGIAWVGYTQYAASRTQSAQTQLAEAAVEWPSDDPDVLFSAPGVTEPASRAIQVFSELPGTIGKIEVEPGDRIRTGQLLFELVNDSQMAEVTRAEAQVARAKADLAKLESWERPEDRKMAKAQWDEANALLQRAEFELRRLESLQSGSAVSDKELNDTRNDVAAARARAEAVQARYERSTAGPRPEEIAVARAAVVEAEAQLNVARTQLEKTRIRSSIDGMVIYRFREPGESVFPNVPAPIISIGNRDTLHIRADVDEMDLSKVRKGQRVFATCDAFGTRRFGGMVVQIAQTLGRKNFRTDRPTEKADTKILEVVIALDDGRDLPLELQMSVWFLRDRTATWPATGRASAQ; encoded by the coding sequence TTGGTACGAGGTCTCATCATCGGCGTGGTTTTGGCGGGCATCGCCTGGGTGGGGTATACACAATACGCCGCCTCGCGGACCCAGAGCGCCCAGACCCAGCTGGCGGAAGCAGCCGTCGAGTGGCCGAGCGACGATCCGGATGTGCTCTTCAGCGCCCCGGGTGTGACTGAGCCGGCTTCGCGGGCCATCCAGGTGTTTAGCGAGCTTCCGGGGACCATCGGCAAGATTGAAGTTGAGCCGGGAGATCGTATCAGGACTGGACAGCTCCTCTTCGAGCTCGTGAACGACTCGCAGATGGCCGAGGTCACCCGGGCCGAGGCCCAGGTGGCTCGGGCGAAGGCCGATCTGGCCAAGCTGGAGAGTTGGGAGCGCCCCGAAGATCGGAAGATGGCCAAGGCTCAATGGGATGAGGCCAATGCCTTGCTCCAGCGGGCGGAGTTTGAACTGCGACGGCTTGAGTCACTTCAGAGCGGCTCGGCCGTCTCTGACAAGGAACTCAACGACACGCGTAACGACGTGGCCGCCGCCCGGGCCCGGGCTGAGGCCGTGCAGGCTCGCTACGAGCGGTCGACTGCCGGTCCCCGGCCCGAGGAGATCGCCGTCGCCCGGGCCGCCGTCGTCGAAGCAGAGGCCCAACTGAACGTCGCCCGAACCCAACTGGAGAAGACACGGATCCGCAGTTCCATCGACGGCATGGTGATCTACCGGTTTCGCGAGCCCGGTGAGTCGGTCTTCCCGAACGTGCCTGCCCCGATCATCTCGATCGGCAACCGCGACACGTTGCACATCCGGGCTGACGTGGATGAGATGGATCTGTCGAAGGTCAGGAAGGGCCAGCGGGTCTTCGCCACGTGCGACGCGTTCGGCACGCGGCGGTTCGGGGGCATGGTGGTCCAGATCGCCCAGACCCTGGGCCGCAAGAACTTCCGGACGGATCGACCCACAGAAAAAGCCGATACGAAGATTCTGGAAGTGGTCATCGCCCTGGACGACGGCCGGGATCTGCCTTTGGAGTTGCAGATGTCGGTATGGTTTCTTCGCGATCGGACGGCCACGTGGCCGGCAACCGGCAGGGCATCAGCGCAGTGA
- a CDS encoding response regulator gives MTISTDRRHQAGPWVLVALCAASVAAAGAMALGSYPLLTTLIVLTGLGSLLAFTRRWRADAGRCEQELSDCQLRIREEAAARLEAESALTEVSAAGEVIRHQYEDANEQLRRVCQELEDATERADRSEVAAEVASHSKYEFLAGFSHRARTLMTPIIGFAENLSDPVMTSDDRERALETIKRNGQELMTNLCSLLDIAYLETGRLEIRHAVCSPLQIVSEILSAAKCVASRKGLDLSVDFVGQVPETIQTDPARLAQILSKLVGNAIRFTQVGGVRLAVHFSDSGLEPVLQFEVIDTGVGMTEGQIAVLFDPFSNSSGPEAPQFGGTGLGLTICKRLASLLGGDLSVDSVPDQGTTFRLVIATGPLDGVEMTEGPTERIIAEDEPEFVEATVNMEEKPLDARVLLAEDGIDNQRLISFVLKKAGAEVTLADNGGKAVELALEAQRAGHPFDLILMDMQMPTMDGYTATTRLREQGYAEPIVALTAHAMAGDREKCLRVGCDDYVAKPIDRLTLLATLHKWHGRSFPRSRTAEAAPS, from the coding sequence ATGACCATATCGACAGACCGTAGACACCAAGCCGGCCCGTGGGTTCTCGTCGCCCTGTGCGCCGCTTCCGTGGCGGCGGCAGGGGCGATGGCTCTGGGCAGCTACCCTCTTCTGACGACGCTGATCGTTCTGACGGGTCTGGGATCTCTGCTGGCCTTCACCCGACGCTGGCGGGCCGATGCTGGTCGCTGCGAGCAGGAGCTCAGTGATTGTCAGCTCCGAATTCGCGAGGAAGCGGCCGCCCGCCTGGAGGCGGAGTCTGCCCTCACCGAGGTGAGCGCGGCGGGCGAGGTGATACGCCATCAGTACGAGGACGCCAACGAGCAGCTCCGGCGGGTCTGCCAGGAACTGGAGGACGCCACCGAGCGCGCGGACCGCAGCGAAGTTGCTGCGGAGGTGGCCTCGCACAGCAAGTATGAGTTTCTCGCTGGTTTCAGCCATCGAGCCCGCACCTTGATGACGCCGATCATCGGATTCGCCGAGAACCTGTCTGATCCGGTCATGACCAGCGATGACCGGGAGCGAGCCCTTGAGACCATCAAGCGGAATGGCCAGGAACTGATGACCAACCTGTGCAGCCTCCTGGATATCGCCTACCTTGAAACCGGACGTCTCGAAATCCGGCACGCCGTCTGTTCGCCACTCCAGATCGTGAGCGAGATCCTTTCCGCGGCCAAGTGTGTCGCGAGCCGGAAGGGACTTGATCTGTCCGTCGATTTCGTCGGCCAGGTGCCTGAGACGATTCAGACCGACCCGGCCAGGCTTGCCCAGATCCTCAGCAAGCTGGTTGGAAACGCGATCCGCTTCACTCAGGTTGGCGGCGTACGACTTGCCGTGCATTTCTCCGACTCCGGCCTGGAGCCGGTTCTGCAGTTCGAGGTGATTGACACCGGGGTCGGCATGACGGAAGGTCAGATAGCCGTGTTGTTCGATCCGTTCTCCAACTCCTCAGGACCCGAGGCTCCACAGTTTGGCGGTACCGGGCTCGGTCTCACGATCTGCAAGCGCCTGGCCAGCCTGCTGGGGGGTGACCTCAGCGTGGACAGCGTTCCGGATCAGGGGACGACGTTCCGGCTGGTCATCGCCACCGGTCCGCTGGATGGGGTGGAGATGACTGAAGGACCGACCGAGCGGATCATCGCCGAGGATGAGCCTGAGTTCGTCGAAGCGACGGTGAACATGGAGGAGAAGCCGCTTGATGCGCGCGTGCTGTTGGCCGAGGATGGGATCGACAATCAACGACTCATTTCCTTCGTCCTCAAGAAAGCGGGGGCCGAAGTGACGCTGGCCGACAACGGCGGCAAGGCGGTGGAACTCGCCCTGGAGGCTCAGAGGGCGGGTCATCCGTTCGATCTGATACTGATGGATATGCAGATGCCCACCATGGACGGCTACACAGCCACGACCCGGCTGCGCGAGCAAGGATATGCAGAGCCGATTGTGGCCCTGACCGCACACGCCATGGCCGGCGACCGGGAGAAGTGCCTGCGAGTCGGGTGCGACGACTATGTCGCCAAGCCGATCGATCGTCTTACCCTCTTGGCGACACTGCACAAGTGGCACGGTCGATCGTTTCCCAGGAGCCGGACGGCCGAGGCCGCCCCGTCGTGA
- a CDS encoding MbtH family protein has protein sequence MNEEQEDVFKHYKVVVNHEEQYSIWPIERENALGWRDAGKDGTKEECLAYIKEVWTDMRPLSLRKQMDQAAKDKP, from the coding sequence ATGAACGAGGAACAGGAAGACGTCTTCAAGCACTACAAGGTCGTGGTCAACCATGAGGAACAGTACTCTATCTGGCCAATCGAGCGAGAAAATGCTCTGGGCTGGCGGGACGCGGGCAAGGACGGCACGAAAGAGGAGTGCCTGGCTTACATCAAGGAGGTCTGGACGGACATGCGGCCGCTGAGCCTCCGCAAGCAGATGGACCAAGCCGCGAAGGACAAGCCGTAA
- a CDS encoding ABC transporter permease — protein sequence MPAIARRNLFHDKVKLIMALVGIVFSVALVTLQLGLLIGAMRNASGIIDHAGADVWVMQKSTRNLDLCDVMLDRRYYQAVATPGVAWGERLIVQFTRWKLVDGRQENVEIVGLYPNSRLNLPWEMIAGSRDRIWAMNGVIIDERERVRFGNEGLPLSLNEQTEILGRAARVVGFCRGVGSFTTSPYVFCDYKRGLDFSGMTQRQTKYVVLKARPGVTPEQLRDRVRERLTEAEAYTADEFSRKTRWYWMYGTGMGIGIMFGAVLGVIVGVVIVSQTMYSATVERLREYGTLKALGMGNYTLGMIILRQSLIAGLLGYIMASALSYYMGKCLPAYNVPLHVPPALVGAMFFVTVGICVSASITSVLRVFRLEPAMVFRS from the coding sequence ATGCCGGCCATCGCTCGACGCAATCTATTCCACGACAAAGTCAAGCTGATCATGGCCCTGGTGGGGATTGTCTTCTCCGTCGCCCTGGTCACGCTCCAGCTTGGCCTGCTGATCGGCGCCATGCGCAACGCCAGCGGGATCATTGATCACGCCGGGGCCGATGTCTGGGTCATGCAGAAGAGCACCCGCAACCTGGACCTGTGCGATGTCATGCTCGACCGCCGCTACTACCAGGCCGTGGCCACGCCCGGGGTCGCCTGGGGCGAGCGGCTGATTGTGCAGTTCACTCGGTGGAAGCTGGTTGATGGCCGCCAGGAGAACGTCGAGATCGTCGGCCTATACCCCAACTCGCGGCTGAACTTGCCCTGGGAGATGATCGCTGGCAGCCGGGACCGGATCTGGGCGATGAACGGCGTCATTATCGACGAACGGGAACGCGTCCGCTTCGGTAACGAGGGCTTGCCGCTTTCCTTGAACGAGCAGACCGAGATCCTCGGCCGGGCCGCCCGCGTGGTCGGCTTCTGCCGCGGCGTAGGGAGTTTCACGACCTCCCCCTATGTGTTCTGCGATTACAAGCGCGGACTGGATTTCAGCGGCATGACCCAGCGGCAGACCAAATACGTGGTCCTCAAGGCCAGGCCGGGCGTCACCCCCGAGCAACTCCGCGACCGGGTTCGCGAACGACTCACTGAGGCCGAGGCCTACACCGCCGACGAGTTCTCCCGCAAGACCCGCTGGTACTGGATGTATGGCACGGGTATGGGCATCGGGATCATGTTCGGAGCCGTCCTAGGCGTCATCGTCGGCGTGGTCATCGTCAGCCAGACTATGTACTCCGCCACGGTCGAGCGGCTGCGCGAGTATGGCACGCTCAAGGCGCTGGGCATGGGCAACTATACACTCGGGATGATCATCCTGCGTCAATCGCTCATCGCCGGTCTACTCGGCTACATCATGGCCAGTGCCTTGTCCTACTACATGGGCAAGTGTCTGCCGGCCTACAACGTCCCTCTGCATGTACCGCCCGCCCTCGTGGGGGCGATGTTCTTCGTGACCGTGGGAATCTGCGTGAGCGCGAGCATCACCAGCGTGCTCCGCGTCTTCCGGCTGGAGCCGGCCATGGTGTTCCGCAGCTGA
- a CDS encoding M6 family metalloprotease domain-containing protein has translation MVFAVGRQKRVSLLLVMGALLGLTTTARAHPIVGETMPFRQPDGTVIEVRVWGDEFYAVAETLDGYTLVEDPATRAACYARLSADGTRLEPTGIVAGQNEAAPVGIDQHIRITVESAKSRIAANRQLQQAQKATFLATEKGSLAQEGITIGSPKGLCLIVDFSDDVATIPASAVADFCNKIGYTANGNNGSVRDYFYDISGGKLTYTNYVPTAYHRAKHPKTYYTDQSIDYGTRARELITEALDRLKASGFNFGQCDTNSDGTIDALNCLYAGSSNSPWSEGLWPHASWMSYCAGGVCAGPYQITDMGSSLRISTFCHENGHMLLGWPDLYDYDYDSTGVGHFCLMAFGTSSTNPCRPCAYMRNKAGWCTVTELLTSQANLPLISNSNAIYKYSRPSSTKEYFLLENRQRTGRDVGLPDDGLAIWHVDENGSNDNNEMTAASHYKVTLVQADGLWDMENNRNSGDSNDLWSSPTYTLCTPDSSPNTRWWDGTASKLYLKNVSVSGSTMTFTYLDSADCNANNVGDETDIAHGTSADCNGDAIPDECQRPAPVAPDAVAQDSCAYAQWVGPGKTYTGSTAGMTNVYFSSCGSSGGSPDVWYKYSPYASGTLTVSLCGSSYDTVVSVHSACPSTGNNRQLGCNDNGCDKQSTLTLSVTTRSVYYIRVAGAAGATGSFQLKLTGPYAYPSSGNDCNKDGVPDELQPDADGDGVIDACDACPGTSHCWRVAESNGCPVAKVDYDADGDVDMEDYAHFQRCMTPMGVIQADPDCADAMLNSDPFVDRNDFLLFRQCLSGPGVWADADCIP, from the coding sequence ATGGTCTTCGCGGTCGGCCGCCAGAAGCGTGTTTCCCTGCTCTTGGTGATGGGTGCTCTGCTGGGACTGACCACGACGGCGCGGGCCCATCCGATTGTCGGCGAGACCATGCCGTTCCGGCAGCCGGACGGGACGGTGATCGAGGTCCGGGTCTGGGGCGACGAGTTCTACGCTGTGGCCGAGACGCTGGATGGTTACACGCTGGTCGAGGATCCAGCCACACGAGCGGCTTGTTACGCCAGGTTGTCGGCGGACGGCACCCGGCTGGAGCCGACCGGCATCGTGGCCGGCCAGAATGAGGCTGCTCCGGTCGGCATCGACCAGCACATCCGCATCACTGTCGAATCCGCCAAGTCCAGGATCGCCGCCAACCGTCAGCTGCAGCAGGCCCAGAAGGCAACCTTTCTTGCGACTGAAAAGGGCAGCCTGGCCCAGGAGGGCATCACCATCGGCTCCCCCAAGGGGCTCTGCCTGATCGTGGACTTCTCGGACGATGTGGCTACGATTCCCGCAAGCGCGGTCGCGGACTTCTGCAACAAGATCGGATACACGGCCAACGGCAACAACGGCTCGGTTCGTGACTACTTCTACGACATCTCCGGCGGGAAGCTGACCTACACCAACTACGTGCCGACCGCCTACCATCGGGCGAAGCATCCCAAGACGTACTACACCGACCAGAGCATCGACTACGGTACTCGGGCTCGGGAGCTCATCACCGAGGCTCTCGACCGCCTGAAGGCCAGTGGCTTCAACTTCGGGCAGTGTGACACCAACAGCGACGGCACTATCGATGCCTTGAACTGCCTCTATGCCGGGTCGAGCAACTCGCCCTGGTCCGAGGGGCTTTGGCCGCACGCCAGTTGGATGTCCTATTGCGCCGGCGGAGTGTGCGCCGGTCCTTATCAGATCACCGACATGGGCAGCAGCCTCAGGATCAGCACCTTCTGTCACGAGAACGGGCACATGCTGCTGGGCTGGCCGGACCTGTATGACTATGACTACGATTCCACCGGGGTGGGCCATTTCTGCCTCATGGCGTTCGGTACCAGCAGCACGAATCCGTGCCGGCCATGCGCCTATATGCGGAATAAGGCAGGATGGTGTACGGTGACCGAACTGCTCACTTCGCAGGCAAACCTCCCCCTCATCTCGAACAGCAACGCGATCTACAAGTACTCCAGACCTTCGAGCACCAAGGAGTACTTTCTGCTCGAGAATCGCCAACGGACCGGGCGCGACGTTGGCCTGCCCGATGACGGTCTGGCCATCTGGCACGTCGACGAGAACGGCAGTAACGACAACAATGAAATGACCGCCGCTTCTCACTACAAGGTGACCCTCGTCCAGGCGGACGGCCTGTGGGACATGGAGAACAACCGCAACTCTGGTGACTCCAACGACTTGTGGTCATCTCCGACGTACACGCTCTGCACCCCCGATTCCTCCCCGAACACCCGGTGGTGGGACGGAACGGCCTCCAAGTTGTACCTCAAGAACGTCAGTGTTTCCGGTTCGACCATGACCTTCACGTACCTGGATTCCGCGGACTGCAACGCGAACAACGTGGGCGACGAGACGGACATCGCTCACGGGACGAGTGCGGACTGCAACGGTGACGCGATCCCTGACGAGTGTCAGCGGCCTGCTCCGGTCGCGCCGGATGCCGTCGCCCAGGACAGCTGCGCGTATGCCCAGTGGGTCGGTCCGGGGAAGACCTACACCGGTTCCACCGCGGGCATGACCAACGTCTACTTCTCCTCCTGTGGCAGTTCGGGTGGCTCGCCCGATGTCTGGTACAAATACAGCCCGTACGCCTCGGGTACGCTGACCGTTTCGTTGTGTGGTTCCAGCTATGACACCGTGGTATCCGTTCACTCCGCTTGTCCGAGCACCGGCAACAATCGTCAGCTGGGATGCAACGACAACGGCTGTGACAAGCAGTCGACGCTGACCCTCTCGGTGACCACCCGTTCGGTCTACTACATTCGCGTGGCTGGAGCCGCCGGCGCGACGGGTAGTTTCCAGCTGAAGTTAACCGGCCCTTACGCTTACCCTTCCTCGGGCAATGACTGTAACAAGGACGGGGTGCCGGACGAACTGCAGCCGGATGCAGACGGCGACGGCGTCATCGACGCCTGTGATGCCTGTCCTGGCACGTCCCATTGTTGGAGAGTGGCGGAATCGAACGGCTGTCCCGTGGCCAAGGTGGACTACGATGCCGACGGTGACGTCGACATGGAGGACTATGCCCATTTCCAGCGATGCATGACCCCCATGGGAGTGATTCAGGCCGACCCCGACTGCGCGGATGCCATGCTGAACTCCGATCCTTTCGTGGACCGCAACGACTTCCTCCTTTTCCGTCAGTGTCTGAGCGGCCCGGGCGTCTGGGCCGATGCCGACTGCATACCGTAA
- the bioF gene encoding 8-amino-7-oxononanoate synthase: protein MTVREDSPWAEQLADLAARGLHRSLRTVESAQGRHLTADGRRLVCFSSNNYLGLAAHPAVALAAKAAIERWGWGSGASALITGHTAAHAELADRLAAFESAEASLVCSTGYQANLAAIRGLAGPGDVILLDKLDHASIIDAARGSGAVVRICPHRDYAKLQRLLERGGAFRRRVIVTDSVFSMDGDLADLPRLVELKRRYEAILCIDEAHATGVLGQGGRGAAELMNVAAQVDVTVGTLSKALGGFGGFVAGSRLMIDWLVNTSGAFIYTTALPPAACAAAGAALELVCREPWRRVKVLDLAERVRSALASRGWDTGPSCTQIVPVIVGSSERALRLSAALESEGILVPAIRPPTVPTGRARLRISLSAEHEPEDVAVLVEALERHRDAC from the coding sequence ATGACCGTCAGGGAAGACAGCCCTTGGGCGGAGCAGCTTGCGGATCTGGCCGCGCGCGGTTTGCATCGGTCGCTGCGAACCGTCGAATCTGCCCAGGGTCGCCATCTGACCGCTGACGGCCGGCGGCTGGTCTGCTTCTCAAGTAACAATTATCTGGGCTTGGCCGCCCATCCCGCTGTCGCCTTGGCGGCCAAGGCGGCGATCGAGCGATGGGGGTGGGGGAGCGGCGCGTCGGCGTTGATCACCGGACACACCGCCGCCCATGCCGAACTGGCAGACCGCCTGGCAGCCTTCGAATCGGCGGAAGCCTCCCTGGTTTGTTCGACTGGCTACCAGGCGAATCTCGCGGCGATTCGGGGACTGGCCGGACCGGGCGATGTGATACTCCTCGACAAGCTCGATCATGCCAGCATCATCGACGCGGCACGCGGCAGCGGGGCGGTCGTCAGGATCTGTCCTCACCGTGATTACGCCAAGCTTCAGAGACTGCTGGAGCGAGGTGGAGCGTTCCGCCGGCGGGTTATCGTAACCGACTCCGTGTTCAGCATGGATGGCGACTTGGCGGATCTGCCTCGACTGGTCGAATTGAAGCGGCGATACGAGGCGATCCTCTGTATTGACGAAGCCCACGCGACCGGCGTGCTCGGCCAGGGGGGAAGGGGCGCGGCCGAACTGATGAATGTCGCGGCCCAAGTGGACGTGACCGTCGGCACGCTGAGCAAGGCGTTGGGCGGGTTCGGTGGATTCGTGGCCGGCTCGCGGCTCATGATCGATTGGCTGGTCAATACGTCCGGTGCTTTCATCTACACGACGGCGTTGCCACCGGCGGCATGTGCGGCGGCCGGCGCGGCCCTCGAGTTGGTGTGCCGGGAGCCTTGGCGAAGGGTCAAAGTGCTCGATCTGGCGGAACGGGTGCGGAGTGCGCTGGCATCTCGGGGCTGGGATACCGGTCCCTCGTGCACCCAGATCGTGCCGGTGATCGTCGGTTCGTCCGAACGGGCGCTTCGATTGTCGGCAGCCTTGGAGAGCGAGGGCATCCTCGTTCCCGCGATTCGCCCACCCACTGTTCCGACGGGGAGGGCCCGGCTGCGGATCAGCCTGTCGGCGGAGCATGAACCCGAGGACGTCGCCGTGCTCGTGGAGGCCCTCGAGCGTCATCGGGACGCGTGTTGA
- a CDS encoding AI-2E family transporter, translating into MKETDEARADRPVQTFCLLVLTLIASGFALYALKPVLVPFVLAVFFTYCLTPVIDFQTRLLRFPPTVALAVTGLLGMAALVAIAFLVAAAVGAMSDSLPVYQAQFNRLTEDLAQLVPLDRLGIRVDPQTGPIIRVPENASVRFVSAVLAETTALISNGAIVLIFMMFILLGRTGTSKNQDGLLAEIENRVKRYISRTVLMSVLTGVLIAAVLAILRVPFASVFGFLAFLLNFIPNIGSVVATILPLPVVLLSPELSPTAKVLALAIPAAIQVLLGSIIQPKLQGSALNLHPVAVLMSLIFFGMIWGIVGAFLATPIAAVIRIIFERIPATQPLAELLAGRLDAVSVGGNTGKPPAGGARAESGR; encoded by the coding sequence ATGAAAGAGACCGACGAGGCCCGAGCCGACCGGCCGGTCCAGACTTTCTGTCTGCTGGTGTTGACCCTGATCGCGTCGGGCTTCGCCCTCTACGCGCTCAAGCCGGTGCTGGTGCCTTTCGTGCTGGCCGTCTTCTTCACCTACTGCCTCACTCCAGTGATCGACTTTCAGACCCGCTTGCTGCGGTTTCCGCCTACCGTAGCCCTGGCGGTCACGGGCTTGCTCGGCATGGCCGCTCTGGTGGCCATCGCGTTCCTTGTCGCGGCGGCGGTCGGGGCCATGTCTGACAGCCTTCCAGTCTACCAGGCGCAGTTCAACCGGCTCACGGAGGATCTCGCTCAGCTCGTCCCGCTGGATCGACTCGGGATCAGGGTGGACCCGCAGACCGGTCCGATCATTCGGGTGCCGGAGAACGCCAGCGTCAGGTTCGTCTCGGCCGTGCTGGCCGAGACCACCGCCCTGATCTCGAACGGGGCCATCGTCCTGATCTTCATGATGTTCATTCTGCTGGGCCGCACCGGAACCAGTAAAAACCAGGATGGACTTCTCGCCGAGATCGAAAACCGAGTGAAGCGATACATCAGTCGGACCGTGCTCATGTCCGTTCTAACCGGGGTGCTGATCGCCGCAGTGCTCGCCATCCTGCGTGTACCGTTCGCCAGCGTCTTCGGTTTTCTCGCCTTCCTGCTCAACTTCATCCCCAACATCGGCTCGGTCGTCGCCACGATTCTGCCCCTTCCCGTGGTCCTGCTGAGTCCGGAACTGTCGCCGACCGCCAAAGTGCTGGCCCTGGCCATCCCGGCCGCGATTCAGGTCCTGCTCGGCAGCATCATCCAGCCCAAGCTGCAGGGAAGCGCCCTGAATCTGCATCCTGTCGCAGTCCTCATGTCCCTGATCTTCTTCGGCATGATCTGGGGCATAGTCGGTGCGTTCCTGGCCACGCCCATCGCGGCGGTAATCCGGATCATCTTCGAGCGAATTCCCGCCACGCAACCCCTGGCCGAGCTACTGGCCGGCCGCTTGGACGCGGTGTCCGTCGGCGGCAATACTGGCAAACCCCCGGCTGGCGGCGCCCGCGCCGAATCCGGGCGATAG
- the nikR gene encoding nickel-responsive transcriptional regulator NikR: protein MPDLVRLSLSIEKPLYERLEKMVRRSGYTNRSEFVRDMIRQQLVEREWDANAEVVGTVTLVYDHHRHNLTEKLTDLQHEHHTAVLATTHVHLSHDLCAEMILMRSKARHIQELADSLRQQKGVLHAGLTMTSTGHSLA, encoded by the coding sequence ATGCCCGATCTCGTCAGACTGAGTCTCTCCATCGAGAAGCCGCTCTACGAGCGATTGGAGAAGATGGTCAGGCGCTCAGGGTACACCAACCGCTCCGAGTTCGTGCGCGACATGATTCGCCAGCAGCTCGTGGAACGCGAGTGGGATGCCAATGCCGAGGTCGTCGGCACCGTGACGCTGGTCTACGACCACCACCGCCACAACCTGACCGAGAAGCTTACCGACCTCCAGCACGAGCATCACACCGCGGTTCTGGCGACGACTCACGTGCATCTCTCGCACGACTTGTGCGCCGAGATGATCCTGATGCGCTCCAAGGCCAGGCACATTCAGGAACTAGCCGACTCGCTGCGCCAGCAGAAGGGTGTACTGCACGCGGGCCTGACCATGACCAGTACGGGGCATTCACTCGCATGA